ctcggtatatggggccggcgccctactcactgagccacaggcgccaccctcagacTGCTTGTTAATGGTAACTCTGAAGGACTTCCTAAGGACCCTGGGAAAGTCTGATAGCTAAAGTGGAAAGGTAATTCTGGACCAATTGAATTGGTAATTCAAGGAACAATCTAGGGTCAAGTCTGAGGCATCTGTTGCTGCTCAAGCAATACTGAATTAGTCTGAAGTATCCATCctttcttccatccatccattcatctatccaatatatatatatatattttttaattaaaatatatatatattttctttttttgcggtttttggctggggctgggtttgaacccaccacctccagcatacgggaccggcaccctactcctttgagccacaggtgccaccaattcATCTATCCAACATATTTTTAGGGAGTTCCCACCAGGAGCCAGAGATGCTTACAGTCTCTAGAGACGTCACTGTATTGTGAAGTATCTCTTTGATTAGGAAAATAGTGTAGCTCAGAGGTTCTATTGATATCTACCAtgtggggctcagcacccatagcacagtggttatggcacgagccacatacaccgaggctggcgagtttgaatccagcctgggtcaggtaagtacaatgacaactgcaacaaaaaaatagtcaggcattgtggcgggcgcctgtagttccggctactcgggaggctgaggcaagagaattgcttaagcccaagagtttgaggttgctgtgagctgtgatgccacagaactctacctagggcaacagcttgaggctgtctcaaaaaatatatatatatatatttatatatatctacCACATGGGACTATAGGAGTCAGACAGACACGGATTCAAATTCCAGCCCTGTCACTTCCCATCAGTGTGACTTTAGGCAAGggacttcacctctctgaacctcatttTCTTTACCTGTGTAATGGAGAGACCAACCTTTCTTACCTTACAGAACTGCTGGTAGAAGTGAATGAGATAATGTGCccaaaatgcctggcacatggtaaggcCTCAATACCTAACAGCAGGGTGGCGccttggctcagtcggtagggcactggccccatataccgagggtggcgggttcaaacctgcccccggccaaactgcaaccaaaaaatagccaggtgttgtggcaggcgcctgtagtcccagctactcgggaggctgaggcaagagaatcgcttaagcccaggagttggaggttgctgtgagctgtgtgaagccacgacactctattgagggccataaagtgagactctgtctctacaaaaaaaaaaaaaaatacctaatagCAATAGCTACCATTAATGTATCCTGGCTAGGTGTTTACATGCATTGTTTAATATAATTCTTGCGGtcgagcacggtggctcatgcctgtaatcctagcacttggaaggctgaggcaggtggagcttccaggttcaagaccagcctgagcaaaatagagaccctgtctctactaaaaacagaaaaacagaggcaagagtatcacttgagcccaagagttggaggtggttgtgagctgtgatgccatggcaccctatccagggcaacagcttgagacagtctcaaaaaaaataaaaaattttcgttattttttttttaaaatggaggCAGGTCTTACTATGCCATCCAGGGTAGTCTCCAACTTGGCCTCAAgcattcttcctgcctcagcctactgagtagctaggactacaggtgtgagccatagcacccagcaAGATATAttagttcttattttaaaaataaagagaagggggcggcgcctgtggctcagcaggtagggcgccggtcccatatgccggaggtggcgggttcaaacccagccccggccaaaaaaaaaaaaaatgcaaaaaaaaaaaagaaataaagagaagggTCTGAttcagtggctcgcacctgtaatcccagcactctgggaggccaaggtgggtggattgtctgagctcacaggtttgcaaccagcctgagcaagagccagatcctgtctctaaaaatagctgggtgttgtggtggggacctgtagtctcccagctacttgggaggctgagacaagagaatcacttgagcccaagagtttgaggtagctgtgatgctacagcactctactgaggacgataaagtgaaactgtctcaaaaaaaaaaaaatagactttagagAGTATCactattacataaaatattattaataaactaTTATTACAAATTATTAAATAAGAGTAGTTGCAGTGTTGGCATGAAAAAAGTCTTgagagtgggcggcgcctgtggctcagtcggtaaggcaccggccccacataccgagggtggcacgttcaaacatggccccggccaaactgcaaccaaaaaatagccaggcattgtggtgggcgcctgtagtcccagctactccggaggctgaggcaagagaatcgcttaagcccaggagttggaggttgctgtgagctgtgtgaggccacagcactctaccaagggccataaagtgagactctgtctctacaaaaaaaaaaaaaaaagaaagaaaaaagtcttgaGAGTAATTCAGAAAAATTTCTCTAAGGTTTCCACTTGGTAGAGTCATAGTGGTTTTTAGTGTCATTTGCACTTCCAAAGGACCCTGGCCATTTTCAGGGTCTTCATTTGTCAATCCATATCTTCCTCAGGAGAGCCACCATATAGGAACATTTTAACTACTCAAACCCCTAATCTCAACTCACCATTAGAAACATGGAGCTGGAAAAGCCATGGATTTAAGTGATATGCAAACGTTGCACCTGAAGAAGTTCTCATTAttcccatctttttctttttggagttaACATCCTTCTGGTCAAATTGTTGTCAGGGGTAACGAGAGTAGGAGGTGCAACGAAAAATGCAGAAATGTGTAACAGGAAGCTTCCTGTTACATGATTAATCAGATAGTTTATTTATAGaagttcaaaaatacattataggCATATAAGAGTTGGTTGTTCAAATCTTGCTGTGGCCTTTGTGATAGTTTCATAAATTGACAAATCAGTGACAAGAGTCATTAAATATTATGTGCCACACGCTATGCTGAGAACTTCAAATGCATTAATTAATACTTTCAACATGCCtatgaaataatttccttttacTCTTAGTTCCTTCCcctttacagataaaaaaaaaaatgaggttcaAACAGCTAATAAAGAACAgtgctggcggcgcctgtggctcagtcggtaagatgccggccccatataccgagggtggcgggttcaaacccggccccggctgaactgcaaccaaaaaaatagctgggcgttgtggcgggcgcctgtagttccagctactccggaagctgaggcaagagaatcgcgtaagcccaggagttggaggttgctgtgagctgtgtgaggccatggcactctaccaagggccataaagtgagattctgtctctacaaaaaataaaaataaaaaaaaaaagaacagtgctGGTATTTAAATTCAGGTATGGCTCTAGCCCCCAAGACCTTGCTTTTTCAACTACTTAGCGCCTCCTCCCTAAGCCAGGGAAACATTTCTAAGCCAggccattttcttctctttttttttttttttgccagggctgggtctgaacccgccacctccggcatatggggccagcgccccacccctttgagccacaggcaccgccctctaagGCCATTTTCTTACCATTAGGATACCTCCTACTCCAGAGGTAGAAACTCTCCCACACTGGAAAGACCGCCTCATCTGAGCAAGAAACCCCGCCCTGGACAAACACCCTCCAACTCCACTTCCCGGGCTCGACACTACCAAATGCACCCAcggccccaacccctccccctTAAAGAAGGTCTGTATGGCCTGGCAGAGACCTCACTCCTGGGCATAATTTGGAAGGCCTCCTCTTTACTCAAAGCCCCCATCAATCTTGAGGACACCCTCCGTTCATTATTTCAGAGCAGGGCCGACTACAAATGGGGCCCAGTGCAAAACAAAAACGTGGGGCTCCTCCTTAAAAAATTAAGTGCTTCAAGAATGTGAAtgcagagcattaaaccaagtCCTGGGACCCCTGCTGTGCGACTGCACAGGTGGCTTGCCAGTGAACAGCTGTCCTTGCTTCAGAGTTACCCTTTCAGCTAAGGGAGAAGCCACCTCTGTCAGAATTCGTGAATCCTTCCGACCTGCAGTGGTAGGGTGGGAGTCCGCAGGGGGTGGGCgacacaacttctttttttttttttttttgtagagacagagtctcactttaccgccctcggtagagtgccgtggcgtcacacggctcacagcaacctccaccttttgggcttacgcgattctcttgtctcagcctcccgagcagctgggactacaggcgcccgccacaacgcccggctactttttggttgcagtttggccgaggccgggtttgaacccgccaccctcggtatatagggccggcgccctactcgctgagccacaggcgccactctttttttttttttaagttaattttattgttgcagttcagccagggccgggtttgaactcaccagcttcagtatatggggttggcgccctatccactgagccacaggcaccacccagcgaCACAACTTATTGACTTTGTCGTTCAAGAACAAACCCTGGGACGACCTCAGTGAAAGTAGGAACACTTCCCTTGGCTCCTGCATAAGGTCCTCTCTCATTCCTCCGAAACAGCCTAGTGGTCCTCGAGACCCAGCCCCGACTCCACCTTCCCGAATAGGGGTCCTCACCTCATGGGGCCCATTGCCGGGGCAACCGACGCCGTGAGCGGTGCATTGTGGTCTGCAACAAAATGCAGGAGAAAGATCCAGAGGGAACCATTAAGTTTACGGACCAATGGGAAAATTCTGTGGGCTGCGTTACACCAATAGGGACCCGTGTAGGGGGCGGGGCCAGCAGGAACGGGGCGGGGCCTGAGCACTAGGCGGCGGCGCCTGGCGTGCGGCTGCTTAGATGCGCCACGGCTTCGGTACCTGTCGCATCTGTTGCCGGACTTGAGCTGTGCTAGCACCTCCCTCAGGAGACCGTTGCAGTCGGGTAGCCCCTTCTCCTCGGTGAGAAAGTCGAGGGCTCCATGGCGTGTTTTCGCTACCCGCTTTCGCCTCTGCAGTGCTCATTCTGCCGCGTGACCCTCGCTTCCTGAAGAGAAAGTGGGGTGGGGGGCGTCGTCCCCGGGTGGTGCGGGCCGGGCGTGGGGAGCTGGCGCCTTGGGGGCGCGGCTCACATCCCCAACTCCTCAACCCTTTGCCGGGCCTTGTCCCTCAGGTAACCATGTGCGACCGAAAGGCCGTGATCAAAAATGCGGATATGTCGGAAGAGATGCAACAGGACTCCGTGGAGTGCGCTACTCAGGCGTTGGAGAAATACAACATAGAAAAGGACATTGCGGCCCATATCAAGAAGGTGAGGAGGGGGTGCGGGGGCCCGGGGAGAGTCACCACTGGGAGAAGGGAGTTTCTTCTCTCCAACATCGCGTTCCCAGGGCGCCTGACAAGACCCTTCCGCACTCTCTGGGCGGCTCGGGGCGTAGAGGTTTCCAGAAAGGACGCGAATGACTTATGCGCTCTTCTCGCAAGACCAGACCCTTGGCGCCCTAAGTTTCCCcctcccccgccctcccccccTCGAACCTAGCTCGGCGCGGTGAAAGCGCCACCTAGCAACTGTAGCTAAGACCAGGGCGCAGCGGTTCCCCGCTTCCATGGGGTTCCTGCGCCGAGGATCCATCTGGGTGTTCCGGAGGGGGGAGCTGCGTGGGTGTTCCCAGGCGGGCCAGAAGGAGCTCTCGCCAGCCTTCCAGCGGGAAGTCAGTCGGCAGTGCAGGGAAAGTGGGTGGCAGtgagggctgggggctgggttcgGTGGTGGGTAAATGGCAGTGTATAGAAAGCTGGCAGAACTGCAACTTCTCCAGCAATGTTTGCTGGAAGGGAAAGGAGCTGGCAGCCGAAGCCGTGGAAGGGTTCCAGTCGAGAATGGAAAGATGAAAGACTTCAGATGGAACAGAAATACGTTTTTGACGAACGCAGCAGTGCGTGTATTTAGCTTGTAAGAACATTGACTCCTCTTAACATATTTAAATGGTTTTCTCACTTCAGTTATTCTAAGAGTAGACAGTTTTTTGTTCTTGCGCAGagacttctaagaattttataaagaGATTACCTTTAGCCCCTGCCTACACATTCTAGTCCCCGTTGCCCTTTTGGGGGTGGAGGAGATAGCGAAGAGTTGCTCCTACAACTTGCTAATCATAGTGGACCAGCTAATATGTTAGCACCATCAGCACCTATGTTTAGAGGAAGGCTGTTtgaattataaggaaaaaatttgCCCAGTTGCTTGTCAGATTCTGTTTTCAGCATTTTTTATGGGAACAGTGGAGTGCTTAAGTGCCCCTGtaaatttaatttagtttagATTAAACCTCTTAGTATAATTATGCTAATTGAAACTTTGTCTTTTTCGAAGTCTTGTTTCCATAATGCAGGGGTGAGTGCAGTGAAAAGTTTGTGATGAGAAATGGGTTCCATTGGGGTATTTGAGGCTGTTTTAACCACTTTACTATATTTAGGTGCATAGCAAATACAGCAGGGCAATTTAGTTCTGtttacccaaaagaacaaaactacAACTGTTAACGTCACCTGCTGTCAATGAACAAGAACGTTGGCTGGGCTTGGtgtgtcacacctgtaatcctagcattttcaGAGGCagatgtgggaggattgctttgagggcaggagtttgaggctagcttgagcaagatcaagaccctgtctctactgaaaacacaGAAATTAGTCTGGCGTGCTGGTGTTCACCTACAAGCCCAGCTATACAGAACAGTGAGGCAAGatgtttgcttgagcccaggagtttgaggttacattgagctgtgatgatgccactgcactgtttcagaaataattttaaatgaatgttaAGGAAAGTATGAACGTGTAGCTACCATTATAACAAAGAAGCACCCTGCCTTTGAGGCTGACCTTTCTGCCTTTTACCTCTGCAACTCAGATGCAAATATGTTTGCATTAATGCACCATGTAGGCGACTTGGCGTTGGGGAACGTTCTTTCATTCTAAGAATTTGCAGATACTAATGTTCTTTCTGCTCCTTCAGGATGTGATTTAGGAGGCAAATGGCAGACTTTTACCTTTGATCACTAAAattcaggttttttcttttttccccaggaGTTTGACAAGAAGTACAATCCCACCTGGCATTGCATTGTGGGGAGGAACTTCGGTAGTTATGTGACACATGAAACCAAACACTTCATCTACTTCTACCTGGGCCAAGTTGCCATTCTTCTGTTCAAATCTGGTTAAAAGCATGGACTGTGCCACACACCCAGTGAACCATCCAAAAAATAAGGACTGCAGCCTAAATTCCAAATAACAGAGACTGAAATTTTCAGCCTTGTGAAGGGAACACCTCGATCTTTGAACCTTTATTGTGTTTTGTACAGGGTATTCTCTGTACTAGTTTGTTGTGGTTATAAAATAATTAGCAAAACAGcttacatttgtatttattttctattccatAATTTTGCCCCATGTTTTCTTTCAAAAtccattcctttaaaaaataaatctgttgcagatgtatatgtgtgtgagttTGTTTAAATCAGAGGGTGGGAGAGGGTCACTTGGTTATGTGACCAGATTAGTAGGAGTTAGTCCTTAAGtaaaattctgtaaaatataGTAGACAAAACTATTTTAGTGTTCTTGAATCTTAATTCTTACCTACCCTGTAGCTGTTACACTAGTTGAAAAAGACCTGACAGAAACTTAAGGATTAAATCTTTAGTCCTATCTGAAAAAAATCAGCACTtgataatatttgttaaattgctgcatggcttggtgcctgtggttcaagcagctaaggtgccagccacatacacctgagctggcgggttgaatccagcccggggcctgccaaaaaacaatgacagctgcaaccaaaaaatatccgggcattgtgggcatctgtagtcccagctacctgggaggtggaggcagaattgcttgagcccaggagttgaaggttgctgtgagctgtgatgccatagcccccaaggggacagcttgaggctctgtctcaaaaaaattgctGCAGAATGTTCTGGGCCTTTGGCCTCAGGTAGTGTTGGTGCATGTGTAGTAGTACTCTTTTATGAAACTTTCTATggctataaaatggaaataagctttttttttttttttttttggtagagacagagtctcactttaccacccccagtgccatgacgtcacacggctcacagcaacctccagcttttggacttacgcgattctcttgtctcagcctccggagcagctgggacaacacgcacctgccacaacgcccggctattttttttttggttgtagtttggccgaggctgggttttaacccaccaccctcggtgtatggggctggcgccctaccccctgagccacaggcgccacccagaaataaACTCTTAACAAAGG
The sequence above is a segment of the Nycticebus coucang isolate mNycCou1 chromosome 4, mNycCou1.pri, whole genome shotgun sequence genome. Coding sequences within it:
- the DYNLL1 gene encoding dynein light chain 1, cytoplasmic; this translates as MCDRKAVIKNADMSEEMQQDSVECATQALEKYNIEKDIAAHIKKEFDKKYNPTWHCIVGRNFGSYVTHETKHFIYFYLGQVAILLFKSG